The Oncorhynchus gorbuscha isolate QuinsamMale2020 ecotype Even-year linkage group LG06, OgorEven_v1.0, whole genome shotgun sequence sequence TGGTGGCGTCCCGTCAAAGttcaggacccaattgcacacggcggggtactatggtgttgaatgctgagctgtagtcagtgaacagcattcttacataggtattccttttgtccagatgtgaTTGTGCAGTGTCATGCctattgcatcgtctgtggacctgttagggtggtatgcaaactgaagtgggtctagggtggctggCAAGGTGGAGGTAATATTATCCTTGACTAGTctgtcaaagcacttcatgatgacagaagtgagtgctacagggcggtagtcattttaGTTAAtctctttgccttcttgggtacaagaacaatggtggccatcttgaagcatgtggtgacagcagactgggataaggagagattgaatatgtccgtaaacacaacagccagctggtctgcgcatgctctgaggacacggctagggatgctgtctgggccagcagccttgcgaggattaacttgtttaaaggttttactcgcatcggccacggagaagggaGGGCGCAGTTCTTGTTAGCGGGCCGCgatggtggcactgtattatcctcaaagcaggcaaagaaggtgtttagtttgtctggaagtgtGATGtctgtgacgtggctggttttctagaccctgccacatacgtctcgtgtctgagcctttgaattgcgactccactttgtccctgtactgacatttcacttgtttgattgccttgcggagggaataactacactgtttatattcagccatattcccagacctgtttccatggttaaattcggtggttcacgctttcagttttgagCGAATGCCGCTATCCATCAACAGTTTTTGGTTacggtaggttttaatagtcacagcgggtacaacatctccaatgcacttccgtATAAATTCACTCAGAGCCAGCGTATAGGTCAATGTTATTCTGtgaggctgaccggaacatatcccagtccgcgtgatcaaaacaatcttgaagcatggattccgattgatCAGACCAGCAgtgaatggttctagtcactcttattttattattttatttattgaacctttatttaactaggaagggctcattgagattaaaatctctttttcaagagcacCCTGGCCAAAatgggcagcaccaagtcattacaaaaacattacagacagacaacatgaaaaacaaattatctagtaaaaaccatagaattcacaagtgtataacaaaatcaaaaacagcaaatttaaaaacattgacaggtcagggaatcagcctcaaaatccttaatcagtgatttaaaaagcaccaatcgggacaagttcttccagtttaaaagtattttgtaaggtttTCCAAGACGATAgagcagagtacataaaagcctttttaccaaattcagttcggacattagcaggataaagtccaacgaacgaagagagtacccaccacatttctgaacaataaaaatgcacaaataaaaaaggtagtaaacccaaaatggctttgtaaataaaagtataccagtaactgagcctacgagtgactagagaaggccagccaaccctggaaGCCAatcctggcttcaaaagaaaaacaggccttattcctaaaataaaatcccaattttagcttcaatttttttgtaagttgttgactGTAAttttaaaagagaggccgtcatcaattaaaattccacgATATTTATGAGGTTATTACCTCAAtatccttgccctgacaggtagtaataggtgaaaggttcagaggtctatttcttgcattataaaacaccattagtttagttttgtcagtattgaggataagcttcaattgacacaaggtatgttgaaccgtataaaaagcagtttgcatgttctggaaagcttttgtaagagacgaggcacaacagtaaataacagtatcatcagcataaaaatgaagttgtgcattttggacatttttgtctaaatcatttatataaatagtgaataagagaggaccaagtacagagccttggggcacaccattcaagaccagacaatttaacagacataagcccatcaaattgagtgcactaTCAGacagttagcaaaccatgcaacagcatgctctgaaagacctacactcgacaatctctgccttagtatagcatgatcaactgtatcaaaagccttcgaGAGATCAATATAAAGTAagacacagtgctgttttttgtcaatgtcttcagtgatatcatttaaaaccttcatggctgctgtaatttTGCTCTGCTTCTTCCAGgaagcccgattggtacattgatCAAATAGAGTTAGTAAATAACTATCTTAGCTGTTCACGTACAAGGGTTAAGTATTTTCACCAGGAGTGACATctttgagattggcctataattatttaaGGGTTGAATCTCCCCCTTTTaaagtggtaggacaaatgctgatttccagatctttggaatttcattacattccagggttagaatgaacagagatgtaagtggttcagctatgaaatcagctgccagatttaaaaagcagggatccaaaagatcaggacctgcaggctttctctgatctaaggatttcagggctttatgtaccacctgcactgagaatggcaaaaagctaaaagtttgaccagctctcactagtcatccacacagggttgtatagagacagaggacactgaataaaacagcctaccagatgatacaaagagctcattgaaacaattcagcatttcagGTTTGTCATATATAGCAAGGCCTcgacgagtctccccctggtggctgacctgctgtacgcCACACAATACATTAAGATGGTAGGAGCAAGATGGCATCGTGGTCGGATTTTCTCAAGGGTtggcgggggagggctttgtatgctaaaaaaagagagagtagcagagtagagtagcagtggtcaagTGTATTACCCCTACGCGTAGGGTAAtgtatcaaaatacattttatatttgagattcttcaaagttgctaccctttgccttgatgacagcgttgcacactcttggcattctctcaaccagcttcacctggaatgcttttccaacagtcttgaaggagttcccacaaatgctgagcacttgttggctgcttttctttcactttgcggtccaactaatcctaaaccatctcaattgggttgaggtcttgtgattgtggaggccaggtcatctgatgcagcactccatcactctccttggtcaaatagcccatacacatcctggaggtgtgttgggtcattgtcttgttgaaaaacaaatgatagtcccactaagcgcaatccagatgggatggcgtatcgctgaagaatgctgtggtagttatgttggttaagtgtgccttgaattttaaataaatcacagactgtgtcaccagtaaagcaccatcacacctcctcgtCCATGCTTCCTGGTGggagccacacatgcagagatcatccgttcacccactctGCATTTCACAAGACACGGAGGTTgaaaccaaacatctcaaatttggactcatcagaccaaaggacagatttccaccagtctaatgtccattgctcgtgtttctgggcccaagcaagtctcttattattattggtgtcttttagtagtggtttatttgcagcaatttgaccatgaaggcttgattcacacagtctcctctaaacagttgatgtagTCTgtgacttgaactctgtgaagcatttatttgggctgcaatctgaggtgcagtgagcttatcctctgcagcagaggtaactctgggtcttgttttcctgtggtggtcttcatgagagccagtttcatcatagcgcttgttgGTTTTTGCGACTGGACTTGAAAGATCTtgaattttccagattgactgaccttcatgtcttaaagtaatgatggacaaacttggtcttttaccaaatagagctgtcttctgtataccatccatACCTCGTCACAactcaactgattggctcaaatgcattaagaaggaaagaaattccacaaattcacttttaacaaggcacacctgttaattgaaatgcattccaggtgactacctcatgaagctgtttgagagaatgccaagagtgggcagagctgtcatcaaggcaaagggtggctactttgaagaatctcaaatataaaatatattttgatttgtttaacacttttctggttactacatgattccatatgtgttatttcatagttttgatgtcttcactactattctacaatgtagaaaatagtaaaatatagaaaaacccttgactgagtaggtgtccaaacttttggctggtactgtacataAACTGTTGCCAAATCCAATGAGTACAGTATAAACCAACAGTCATTACATTACATAGCGTTTTTGGCATGTTTCTCACACCTCTTCTTCCCTTATATTTTCCTCCACGTTAGCGACCTTGGGTGGAGGGTCCTGTGTGTACTGTTGTAGACAGATAAGCCCTACTACTGAGCACACCCCAGCATGCATAAACATGATGGGCTGGCTGACTTTGAAGTGGTTAGGTTAATCTTGCATTAGTGTTGGAAGTGTTTCATATTGAGCTAATATCACACATACCGTTAGACAAAATGGACCTAGGGGAGAAAGAAATTGCAGCGCTAATTGCCAAAGTTATTGCCGAAGGTAAGATACATTTTCTCTTTCAACTGTTAACTATAAATCTTATTTTCTTCATAAAAGTGGTTCTAAAGTAATCACACACATGTTGGTGATTATTTGTTATGCAATGTTGGCCATCTGGCTACATGAAGTTTTGGAGATGGCTGTTCGCCATTGAGACACACAACTTGGCTTTTTCCCATTTATTACATAATCAATAATCTTGTTACAAACACTTACCACTCACTTCTCTGTCCTGTTTCTCATTCTCCTCTATGTAAACACAGCGTCCGACTTGGATAACAACTGTGAGGTTCTGATAACTGGCAAGCAGTACCTGTCCACCCAGGAGTTTGCCTCCGCCATCCCCAACCACCTTCTGCTTGGGTCCCTGCTGGAACACCTGTGCTTTGTCTACGAGAGCGACCCGACCCGCTCACGTATGCTGTTCAAAGGTAAAGAGGATCAACTAAACTCTTTCTCGGTCAATAGAATATTAACATTCTCTGGTTGTTGTGTAGAGGGAGGTTAggatatgatttttttttttaaacatcactgacttctgtaaaaaaaatattttgttgtgTGAAAAATcatgagaagaaaaaaagaacTTGTGAAAAacaaacactacagtgaataacTGCCCTCTACAGTCATTGGTCAGCGTTTAGCAGCGATGAACCTCCTCTCCCCATTGGCCATCAGTGAGGAGTTCAGTTCAGTCAGACTCCAGCACAACAGAGCCTTCATTGAACTACTGGATGCTGCCAGCACCTCCCTGTTCCCACAGGTAACACTTGATGTGGCCATTTAGTGATAATGTAGTGTGGGACATGCATGGTCAAGTTTCTTGTTTATCATTGATATTCACTCAATGACAGTTTCTTTTCCTGCCATTTCAGGGTCAAAGATTATGTAATACAGATAGCCAGAGCCTTACGCTAAGGTAAGATTAGTACAGGAAAAAAATGGCACTTGTCTTTTTCTACTAGTGTTGACTTGTCTCACTTAGCTACTagtgttgtctcacctagctatcttaagataaatgcactaattgtaagtttctctggataagagcgtctgctaaatgactaaaatgtcaaaataaattaaatgtaCTGCTGTGTACGTTGTGAAAGGATCTTGAGGATCTGTCTCTTTGCTTATTATCCTCCTCACCGTAGACCAACAGAAGGTCTGTTCCAGGCACAGGCGTCGCGCTACCTCAGCGAGTTTGAAGAGCTCTCTAGACTTGGAAAAGGATCCTATGGCAAAGTCTTTAAGGTATTGTCTAGTCAAAATAAAAATGATACCAGAGTATTAATATAACCTACAGTGGAATAATTTCCCCCTCTTCGTTTTGGTCATGTGCTTTCCAGGTAACAAACAAGCTGGATGGCCAGAAGTATGCTGTGAAGAAAATTCTCATCAAGAATGTTTCACGGGAAGACTGCATGAAGgtatgttttttatatatatatatatatatatatatatatatatatatatatatatatatatatatatatatatatatatatatatatatatatacatacacacacatacacatatatatatatatacacacacacacacacacacacacacacacacacacacacacacacacacacacacacacacacacacacacacacacacacacacacacacacacacacacacacacaattcatttAAAATGTATTGTGTTTTTATGATCCAAAAATGCAGTATACTTCAGTGCACTATTCGATAATGGACACAAGTGTGTTTGTCATTGAGTATTTTCCTGTCTTTGTTTCAGGTTCTCAGAGAAGTTAAAGTGTTATCCAGTCTTCAGCACATCAATGTAGTGGGCTACCACACTGCCTGGATGGAGCATGTCGCACCTGCTTTTATCAGTGACTTCCGTTACTTCTCTCCTCTGACGTGTTCGAAATTCAAATGATTTCATTTATTCATAGCTAACCTCTCTTCattattgtttgttttttcatttACATTTCTCTATTTCAGACCCTGCATCAATATTCCCTGCACTGGAAACGCCTGCGCTGCCAGAACGGTACCATTATTATCTCATATAACTGAATTACAAGACCAGTTATGATTGAATATCATATTAGATTCTGAAACATGTATTTTCCCACTCTCACAGCACTGAGGAGAGTACCGGCAGTAGCAACAGCTCCTCAGTAGTCTTTGAGAGCTCAGATCACTCCAAGGAGCCAGTGGCCATTGCAAAAGTACCAGAGATCCTCCGGGTGAAAGCCCTGGGCCCTAAAGAGGAGAAGAGCACACAGGCAGTGTGTCCTAAAACCATGCGCCACACCCGTGTCTCAGAGAACTTTGTCCCCTGTGTGTTCCTGGGACGGCGTGGCCTGACACCGGACGGTTGCCCTGTGGTCAGCTGGGATGGCTCGGCCCTGTCAGAGGAGGCCTCAGGAACCAGGAACAAGATGGAGCTGAACAACAACTCCTACATCGACGTGGGGAGCGAGGAATGGGACACGAAATGCCCCACCAAGGAGGTATTGATACTGTGTAACCTGTATAATGTAGCTCTGTAGGGCCTCTTATCCTGTTGTTTTAACACAATCCTCTAACCTTCCAACTCTGACATCTACAAATGTCCcctgtatatacactaccagtcaaaagttttagaacacctactcattcaagggtttttctttattttttactattttctacattatagaataatagtgaagacatcaaagctatgaaataacacatagggaatcatgtagtaaccagaaaagtattaaacaaatccaaatatattttatatttgagattcttcaaagtagccaccctttgccttgatgacagctttgcacactcttggcattctctcaaccagcttcaactggaatgcttttcaaacagtcttgaaggacttcccacatatgctgagcataaCATATcacactgcggtccaactcatcccaaactatctcaattgggttgagatctggtcatctgatgtagcactccatcactcttcttcttggtaaaatagcccttatacaccctggaggtgttttgggtcattgtcctgttgaaaaacaaatgatagtcccactaagccgaaaccagatggaatggcgtattgctgcagaattctgtggtagccatgctggttaagtgtgccttgagttctaaataaatcatagacagtgtcaccagcaaagcaccaccacccCTCCTACATgctttatggtggaaaatacacatgcggagatcatccgatcatccgttcacccacaccgtgtCTCACAAAGATCCAAaaagactcatcagaccaaaggacaaatttctaactgtctaatgtccattgctcgtgtttcttggcccaagcaagtcttcttctcattggtgtccttttagtatattttttttgcagcaattcgaccataaaggcctgattcacacagtctcctctgaacagttgatgttgagatgtgcctgttacttgaactctgaagcatttatttgcgttacaatttctgaggctggcaactctaatgaacttatcctctgcagcagaggtaactgggtcttccattcttgggagagacagtttcattatagcgcttgagggtttttgcgactgcacttgaaatgttccatattgacagaccttcatgtcttaaagtaatgatgtactgctgtttctctttgctaatttgagctgttcttgccataatatgggcttggtcttttaccaaatagggctttcgTCTGTATACTAaccataccttgtcacaaaacaactgattggctcaaacacattaagaaggaaagaaattccacaaattaactttttaacaaggcacacctgttaatcgaaatgtattccaggtgactatctcatgaagctggttgagagaatgccaagagtgtgcaaagctgtcattaaggctaagggtggctatttgaagaatctcaaatgtagaattttttgggggggttactacatgattccatatgtgttatttcatagttttgttctcttcactattattctacaatgtaggaaataataaaacataaagaaaaacccttgaatgagtaggtgttctaaaacttttgccTGGTAGTTTATAGATTCTCTTTTTGTCAAACTGATTTTACTGGACACTATTCTATGGCTACCTCAGGTGCAGTTCCACCTCATGCTGTATATTCAGATGCAGTTGTGTGAACGTTCACTCAAAGACTGGATCTCCGAGAGAACCACCGAACACATCTCACAAAGTGAGCATATATAACTTTCACAATAAGATGCACCCCTTTGTTGCTTTCACTCTTCATTCAACATTATCAATGTTTTGATTACGTTTCTATTCTGCAGAATCTGTTAGAGTATGTTTTGGCTTTTGTTTTACAGATCCTTATGGGTCTGTGGACATCAAACAAACCCTTAGCATTCTACATAAAATACTTGAAGGAGTGGAATACATTCACTCTAGAAGTATCATGCACAGAGACCTGAAGGTATGTTCTTTATTATTTAATTTCACAAGAATAGAAGTACACAATCAAATGGTCACAAAGGAGGTTTTGTCTCAGGTAGATCACATGAGGTAATGCGTGTTCAAATGTAAAAGTAACATGCTTTCACCTTAATGGACAGGGGGAGTTAGACTCTTTGAGGCATTGTGAAGTCCTCCATATTGGGAAAGCGGGGGAACCGAGGTGGGACTTCATCACCCTCCTTAACAAATGTGACATTCTGGTCAAAGTAGAATTTGCTGCAGAGCACCCTGAGGCACTTTACAAACCATAATATAACTGCCTCAATGGGCACTTTGGAAATCAAGTTAACTACGTATCATGGCTATTATGCATCagttacagtggcttgcgaaagtattcacccccttggcatttttactattttgttgccttataacctggaattaaaattgatctttggggggggttgtatcatttgatttacacaacatgcctaccactttgaagatgcaaaatattttttattgtgaaacaaaccaCAAATAACACAAACTAAACTTAGGCATGCATAActatcccccccccaccccaaagtcaatact is a genomic window containing:
- the eif2ak1 gene encoding eukaryotic translation initiation factor 2-alpha kinase 1 isoform X2; its protein translation is MDLGEKEIAALIAKVIAEASDLDNNCEVLITGKQYLSTQEFASAIPNHLLLGSLLEHLCFVYESDPTRSRMLFKVIGQRLAAMNLLSPLAISEEFSSVRLQHNRAFIELLDAASTSLFPQGQRLCNTDSQSLTLRPTEGLFQAQASRYLSEFEELSRLGKGSYGKVFKVTNKLDGQKYAVKKILIKNVSREDCMKVLREVKVLSSLQHINVVGYHTAWMEHVAPAFINPASIFPALETPALPERTEESTGSSNSSSVVFESSDHSKEPVAIAKVPEILRVKALGPKEEKSTQAVCPKTMRHTRVSENFVPCVFLGRRGLTPDGCPVVSWDGSALSEEASGTRNKMELNNNSYIDVGSEEWDTKCPTKEVQFHLMLYIQMQLCERSLKDWISERTTEHISQNPYGSVDIKQTLSILHKILEGVEYIHSRSIMHRDLKPRNIFLHGLDCHVRIGDFGLACRDIIMDDEAKPPSTSQNTGSSHTTGVGTFVYAAPEQLEGSHYDSKSDMYSVGVVALELFQPFGTEMERVRTLGDLREGKVPDSFSQCWPVLAKYITLLTSRDPSLRPSATQLLQSELFSSKDMVIHGLQRRVEEQEEEIVRLRREISQLQTQSTQQASHPTDKT
- the eif2ak1 gene encoding eukaryotic translation initiation factor 2-alpha kinase 1 isoform X1, with protein sequence MFSSLNGQRGVSSNSSSVINRNLTTTTTGHECSVFNLTNSEDDDEVIFDTSDLDNNCEVLITGKQYLSTQEFASAIPNHLLLGSLLEHLCFVYESDPTRSRMLFKVIGQRLAAMNLLSPLAISEEFSSVRLQHNRAFIELLDAASTSLFPQGQRLCNTDSQSLTLRPTEGLFQAQASRYLSEFEELSRLGKGSYGKVFKVTNKLDGQKYAVKKILIKNVSREDCMKVLREVKVLSSLQHINVVGYHTAWMEHVAPAFINPASIFPALETPALPERTEESTGSSNSSSVVFESSDHSKEPVAIAKVPEILRVKALGPKEEKSTQAVCPKTMRHTRVSENFVPCVFLGRRGLTPDGCPVVSWDGSALSEEASGTRNKMELNNNSYIDVGSEEWDTKCPTKEVQFHLMLYIQMQLCERSLKDWISERTTEHISQNPYGSVDIKQTLSILHKILEGVEYIHSRSIMHRDLKPRNIFLHGLDCHVRIGDFGLACRDIIMDDEAKPPSTSQNTGSSHTTGVGTFVYAAPEQLEGSHYDSKSDMYSVGVVALELFQPFGTEMERVRTLGDLREGKVPDSFSQCWPVLAKYITLLTSRDPSLRPSATQLLQSELFSSKDMVIHGLQRRVEEQEEEIVRLRREISQLQTQSTQQASHPTDKT